In the genome of Dermacentor variabilis isolate Ectoservices chromosome 5, ASM5094787v1, whole genome shotgun sequence, one region contains:
- the LOC142582834 gene encoding uncharacterized protein LOC142582834 isoform X2 — protein sequence MMVQCLFGSVVDCRHGASKPWVEHTPFKNWSVPIAQGFCVVDDCSFSDPMPVPAVEALAASVEFDAELSSEDSELLLPLSPSVPADTGVVAWRKNLLFACSFGGDSSSPATDTKADPRM from the exons ATGATGGTGCAATGCCTATTTGGAAGCGTTG TTGATTGCAGGCACGGTGCGAGCAAACCCTGGGTAGAGCACACGCCCTTCAAAAACTGGTCAGTGCCAATT GCTCAGGGTTTCTGTGTTGTGGACGATTGCTCCTTCTCGGATCCCATGCCTGTGCCGGCGGTCGAAGCTTTGGCCGCATCCGTCGAGTTTGATGCCGAGCTCTCTTCGGAGGACtctgagctgctgctgccgctgtcgccTTCGGTTCCTGCTGACACAGGCGTTGTAGCTTGGCGAAAGAATCTCCTCTTCGCGTGCTCTTTCGGCGGCGACAGCTCGTCCCCTGCAACGGATACG
- the LOC142581903 gene encoding uncharacterized protein LOC142581903, with protein MPIADALRAVEDDEEGTGACWRGSDRGQTDGGGLIRRRRRRPSSDFMRRAAPWLRLGTVQGAAPERGTLPPLDAADRDLLTPLVVAIVFTVFLIGFAQGADDLFQNMGLEAYYSDEDRYMTRTVMAPGLSRENLELRSQGSSLERVDVDEPGSAVTSSSSSPAQTRFDRRRQRHSSGPRRRRRDTLSTHAIRSIADRHKPKNVPKPPDKPDTSA; from the exons ATGCCGATAGCCGACGCTCTGCGAGCCGTAGAAGACGACGAGGAAGGCACCGGCGCCTGCTGGCGTGGCTCTGATCGCGGCCAAACCGATGGAGGCGGACTCAtccggcgtcggcggcggcggccatcATCGGACTTCATGCGCCGGGCGGCGCCCTGGCTGCGCCTGGGCACCGTGCAGGGCGCCGCCCCGGAACGGGGCACCCTGCCGCCGCTAGATGCCGCGGACCGCGACCTGCTCACTCCCTTGGTCGTGGCCATCGTGTTCACGGTGTTCCTGATAGGATTCGCCCAAGGCGCCGACG ACCTGTTCCAGAACATGGGCCTGGAGGCTTACTATTCGGACGAAGACCGATACATGACCCGGACTGTCATGGCTCCAGGATTATCGAGAGAG AACCTGGAACTGAGAAGCCAGGGATCATCGCTAGAAAGAGTGGACGTGGACGAGCCGGGAAGTGCggtcacttcgtcgtcgtcgtcgcccgCGCAGACGAGGTtcgaccgccgccgccagcgccacTCTAGCGGCCCCCGTCGTCGGAGGCGCGACACACTCAGCACGCATGCCATCCGCAGCATCGCCGATCGGCACAAGCCCAAAAACGTGCCGAAGCCTCCCGACAAGCCGGACACGTCGGCCTGA
- the LOC142582834 gene encoding uncharacterized protein LOC142582834 isoform X1, whose amino-acid sequence MMVQCLFGSVVDCRHGASKPWVEHTPFKNWSVPIAQGFCVVDDCSFSDPMPVPAVEALAASVEFDAELSSEDSELLLPLSPSVPADTGVVAWRKNLLFACSFGGDSSSPATDTIEIPIRDS is encoded by the exons ATGATGGTGCAATGCCTATTTGGAAGCGTTG TTGATTGCAGGCACGGTGCGAGCAAACCCTGGGTAGAGCACACGCCCTTCAAAAACTGGTCAGTGCCAATT GCTCAGGGTTTCTGTGTTGTGGACGATTGCTCCTTCTCGGATCCCATGCCTGTGCCGGCGGTCGAAGCTTTGGCCGCATCCGTCGAGTTTGATGCCGAGCTCTCTTCGGAGGACtctgagctgctgctgccgctgtcgccTTCGGTTCCTGCTGACACAGGCGTTGTAGCTTGGCGAAAGAATCTCCTCTTCGCGTGCTCTTTCGGCGGCGACAGCTCGTCCCCTGCAACGGATACG